CGCGTCTCCAGGTCCGCGAGCGTCGCCTCCACCGCCACGGCATCCTGGTGGAGCACGGCCGCCTGGCGCTCGCGGACACCCGAGGTCAGGAGGCCGCGCTTGCCGGCGATGCAGGCGAAGAGATCACGGAAAGAGTCCGCGAAGGCCTTCACCCCCTCCTCTTCGAGCTGGCCGGTGACCTGGGCGAGATCGATGCCCACGGCCGCCAGCTCCCGGAGGACCGCCTCCGCCTGCGGGAGGTCCTCGGCCAGCGCGTCATGAATGGCCCCGTGCTCGCGCAGGGCGGCCAGCGTGGCGGGCGGCAGGGTGGTGACCGTGTCCGGGCCGACCAGCGCTTCGACGTAGTACACGTCGGAGTAGGCGGGGTCCTTCGTGCCCGTGCTAGCCCAGAGGAGGCGCTGCACGCGGGCCCCTCTGGCCTCGAGCGCGGCCCAGCGCGGGCCGCTGAAGATCGCCCGGAATCGGGCATAGGCCATCTTGGCGTTGGCGATCGCGGCCTTGCCGCGCAGCCACTCCAGCCGTCTCGCCTCGCCCTCGTTCCGGGTCTCCCGGCTCTTCGCCTCGAGCCGTCTGTCCACCAGGCTGTCCACCCGGCTCACAAAAAACGAGGCCACGGAGGCGATCTGGTCAACCAGGTTCCCCTCGCGGAGGCGCTGCTCCAGCCCCGCCAGATAGGCGTTCGCGACCGCCTCGTACCGCGTGACCGAGAAGAGGAGCGTCACGTTGACGTTCACGCCTCCGGCGATGAGCTCTTCGATGACCCGAACCCCCGCCGCCGTGGCGGGCACCTTGATCATCACGTTGGGGCGGCCGACGGCCCCGAACAGGCGACGCCCCTCCTCGACGGTCCCACTCGCATCGTGGGCCAGCCCGGGCGACACCTCCAGGCTCACGTAGCCGTCCCGCCCCTCGGTCCGATCGTAGACAGGCCTGAGCAGATCAGCGGCCGCGCGGATGTCCTCGAGCGCGAGGGCCTCGAAGATCTCCCCGACCTCCTTCCCCTCGGCCACCAGCGCGCGCAGGCGCTCGTCGTAGTCGCGGCTTCCCGCGATCGCCCTTTCGAAGATCGTCGGGTTGGAGGTCACCCCGGTGACGCCGTCGGCGATGAGCACGGCCAGCTCGCCAGAGGCGATCAGGCCGCGGCGGATGTTGTCGTACCAGACGCTCTGCCCGTGCTGCTGGAGCTGGACCAGGGGATTATCCGCCATCACACCCCTCTCTGTCACCTGCCGAGGAGGGCCGTCGCGCGGGCGGCGATGCGCTCGGGCGTGAAGCCGAACTCCTCGAACAGCCTGGCGGCCGGCGCCGACCCCCCGAACCGATCCAACCCGATAGTCGCCCCCTGGTCCCCGACGTAGGTCCGCCAGCCAAGCGTGCGGCCCGCCTCGACGGAGACGCGGGCCCTGACCGAGGGCGGAAGGACGCTATTCCGATACGCCTCTGGCTGGCGCTCGAACAGCTCCCACGAGGGCATGCTCACCACCCGCGCCCCGATCCACCGCTCTTCCAGGAGGCGCTTAGCCTCGAGCGCCACGGGGACTTCGGAGCCCGTCGCGATGAGGATGACGTCGGGCTCCTCCGGGCTGTCGGCCAGGACGTACGCGCCGCGGGTCACACCGGAGGCCGGCGCGAGCTCTTTCCGGTCCAGGACCGGCAGATTCTGCCGCGTCAGGATCAGGGCCGTGGGTCCGCGGCGCCCGAGGGCGACCCGCCACGCCTCCGCGGCCTCTGTCGCATCGGCGGGCCGGATGGTCAGGAGACCCGGGATCGCCCGGAGGGCGACCAGGTGCTCCACCGGCTGATGCGTCGGGCCGTCCTCGCCGAGGCCGATCGAGTCGTGGGTAAAAATGAAGATCACCCGGATCTCCATCAGCGCCGCCAGCCGGATGGCCGGCCGCATGTAGTCGGAGAATGCCAGAAAAGTGGCGGTATAGGGGATGATCCCCCCGTGGAGGGCCATCCCGTTGGCGATGGCGCCCATCGCGTGCTCCCGCACGCCAAAGTGCATGTTGCGGGCGCACCACTCCGCGACGCCCAGGTCGCCATACCCTTTGAGGTAGGTGCTGGTGGAGGGCGCGAGATCCGCGGAGCCTCCCAGGAGGGATGGTACGGCCGCCGCCAGCGCGTTGAGCACCTTCCCGGAGGCCGTCCGGGTGGCCATAGGTCCCTCGGACGGCGTGAACTGGGGGAGGCGGGAATCCCAGCCCGGCGGCAGCCCGCCGCTCAGCATGAGCCGCCACTGTTCGACCTCCTTGGGAAAGGCCCGCGCATAGGCGTCGAAGCGCGTGCGCCACGCCGCCTCGGCTTCTGTTCCTCGCTCCAGCGCCCCGCGGAAGTGGGCCAGCGCCTCCTCCGGGATATAGAATCGGGGTTCGAGGGGCCACCCCAGCACGCGCTTGGTCGCCCGGAGCTCCTCTTCCCCTAGCGGCTCCCCGTGCGCCTTCGCCGTGTCCTGCCGTCCCGGGCTCCCGAAGCCGATGTACGTGCGCGCGATGATCAGCGACGGCCGCTCGGCCTCGGCCTGCGCCGCGGAGATGGCTGCAGTCACGCCCTCGAGATCGTTCCCGTCCACGTGCTGCACGTGCCAGCCGTACGCCTCGAAACGGCGGCCAACCGACTCGGTGAAGGCGATATCCGTGCTCCCCTCGATGGAGATCTCGTTGTCGTCGTAGAGGTAGATGAGCTTGCCGAGCTTCAGAGTGCCGGCAAGCGAGGCCGCCTCCGACGACACGCCTTCCATCAGGTCGCCGTCGCTCACGATCCCATAGGTGTAGTGGTTCACGATCTCGAATCCCGGCTTGTTGAAGGCGCAGGCGAGATGCAGCTCGGCGATCGCCATCCCCACCCCGTTGGCGAACCCCTGTCCCAGCGGGCCGGTCGTCACCTCCACCCCTGGCGTCAGCCCGTACTCCGGGTGGCCGGGCGTCCTCGACCCCCACTGCCGGAACCGCTTGAGCTCTTCGAGCGGCAGCTCGTAGCCCGTCAGGTGGAGGAGACTGTAGAGCAGCATCGAGCCATGACCCGGCGACAGGATAAACCGGTCCCGATCCGGCCACTGGGGATTCCTGGGGTTGTGCTTGAGGAACCGGGTCCACAGCACGTAGGCCATCGCGGCCGCCCCCATGGGCATGCCCGGGTGCCCGGACTTCGCCTGCTGGACCGCGTCCGCAGCCAGCATGCGAATGGCGTTGATGCAGAGCTGATCGAGGTCCTTCCCCTTTGGAGTCATAGTGGCCGTCCCTTCTGCTGGCAGAGTCGGGTGCTCATGGGGCGATTCCGAGCGCGGGTGGTCACCCCAGGCTCCGGGTCGATGGACGCTGAGCGGCCTCCGCTACCGACTCCGCCCTGTGGGCGAGGTGCAGAGACCGGAAGTAGACGACAACCTCGGGCTTGCCGTATGTAAGGTAGCTTACAGACAAACGGCGGTACGGATCCCCGCAGGGTCGGGAGATTCGGCCCCATCTTCTCCCTCACCCGCTGCCAGGACTCACCCCTACCGGCGGCAGCTCGGCAGGCGCTTCTCCCATCGCCACCGCGGCCCCGGATTCGGCGGGGCCGTAACGCAGCCGGCGCACGCCTTTCCAGGTCAGATAGCCCAGGACAGACACCAGCACCACGACGCTGGCGGCCCGGGTCAGCTCCTGGACCCCCACGGTGAGGGCCCCGATCTGGCGGCCGAAGAGGAACCCCACGGCGCTGGCCACCGACGCCCAGATCAGGGTCCCCAGGCCGTTGAACACCAGATATCGCCCATACGGGATCCGGGAGGCCCCCGCCAGAGGAGCAGCGAAGGCGCGCACGCCGATGAGGAACTTCCCCGCGAGCAGCGAGGCTGGCCCGACCCGACGAAGGAGATCCCCAGTCCGCGTGACGCAGTGGGCGGAGCCCAGGGAGACCCGGCAGTAGAGCCGCAGGAGGCCCACCCCCCGCAGGCGGCCGATGACATACCACAGGTGATCCGCGGCCAGCGCTCCTGCTGCCCCCGCCGCCACCACGACGGGCAGGCTCAGCTCGCCGCCGGCGGCGAGCGCGCCAGCCAGGAGCAGGACGATCTCGGCCGGAATCGGCAGCCCGAGGAAGTCCAGCAAGGCCCCCCCGAAAACCAGAGGGTAGCCGAACTGCCGGACGAGTGGCAGGATCTCCACGCGTGCCTCTCAGTGGGCAGCGTAGCCGAGGGGCTTGGCTGCGCCGACCTTCTCGTACTCAGCGAGCCAGGCTTCTCGCGTCGGCGGCGGCTCGCTGTTCGGTGGGATGGAACCGCGGTGGAGCGGAACGCCCGTGCGGGCGCCTAACGGCTTTCTGGGACGGCTTTCCCCGTCCCGGCTGAGTCACGAGGTGCTCTGTCGTTCAGCGCGGCACCTGCGCTCCGTCCCCCCCGCGGCCGTCTCCTACCCCCTCGGCTCCAGAGCCGCTCCGCTCGGGCGCCGGGGCCAGCAACGTCTCCAGCAGCCGCCGGGCCGGCTCCGCGG
This region of Candidatus Rokuibacteriota bacterium genomic DNA includes:
- a CDS encoding bifunctional transaldolase/phosoglucose isomerase, translated to MADNPLVQLQQHGQSVWYDNIRRGLIASGELAVLIADGVTGVTSNPTIFERAIAGSRDYDERLRALVAEGKEVGEIFEALALEDIRAAADLLRPVYDRTEGRDGYVSLEVSPGLAHDASGTVEEGRRLFGAVGRPNVMIKVPATAAGVRVIEELIAGGVNVNVTLLFSVTRYEAVANAYLAGLEQRLREGNLVDQIASVASFFVSRVDSLVDRRLEAKSRETRNEGEARRLEWLRGKAAIANAKMAYARFRAIFSGPRWAALEARGARVQRLLWASTGTKDPAYSDVYYVEALVGPDTVTTLPPATLAALREHGAIHDALAEDLPQAEAVLRELAAVGIDLAQVTGQLEEEGVKAFADSFRDLFACIAGKRGLLTSGVRERQAAVLHQDAVAVEATLADLETRRAAARIWSRDASLWKSAGEHQAGIRKSLGWLTVAEMIREHLADLSEFAREVTAAGVRDVLLLGMGGSSLCPDVLRLTFGAAPGFPRLHVLDTTDAASIRAVEETLDLPRTLVIVASKSGTTPEIVALHQYFFARVQAILGGRAGEQFVAITDPGTPLAAIARAQSFRRIFLNPPDIGGRYSALSYFGLVPAVLLGLDVGKLLDRAERMTHACVSCVPTRENPGLWLGGVLGALALRGRDKVTLVCSPEIAAFGYWVEQLIAESTGKDGKGILPVEGEEVAGPAGYGNDRLFVCLRLERTRATRLDAKVKALEQAHPVVTIRLQDLYDLGGEFFR
- the tkt gene encoding transketolase, whose product is MTPKGKDLDQLCINAIRMLAADAVQQAKSGHPGMPMGAAAMAYVLWTRFLKHNPRNPQWPDRDRFILSPGHGSMLLYSLLHLTGYELPLEELKRFRQWGSRTPGHPEYGLTPGVEVTTGPLGQGFANGVGMAIAELHLACAFNKPGFEIVNHYTYGIVSDGDLMEGVSSEAASLAGTLKLGKLIYLYDDNEISIEGSTDIAFTESVGRRFEAYGWHVQHVDGNDLEGVTAAISAAQAEAERPSLIIARTYIGFGSPGRQDTAKAHGEPLGEEELRATKRVLGWPLEPRFYIPEEALAHFRGALERGTEAEAAWRTRFDAYARAFPKEVEQWRLMLSGGLPPGWDSRLPQFTPSEGPMATRTASGKVLNALAAAVPSLLGGSADLAPSTSTYLKGYGDLGVAEWCARNMHFGVREHAMGAIANGMALHGGIIPYTATFLAFSDYMRPAIRLAALMEIRVIFIFTHDSIGLGEDGPTHQPVEHLVALRAIPGLLTIRPADATEAAEAWRVALGRRGPTALILTRQNLPVLDRKELAPASGVTRGAYVLADSPEEPDVILIATGSEVPVALEAKRLLEERWIGARVVSMPSWELFERQPEAYRNSVLPPSVRARVSVEAGRTLGWRTYVGDQGATIGLDRFGGSAPAARLFEEFGFTPERIAARATALLGR
- a CDS encoding DedA family protein gives rise to the protein MEILPLVRQFGYPLVFGGALLDFLGLPIPAEIVLLLAGALAAGGELSLPVVVAAGAAGALAADHLWYVIGRLRGVGLLRLYCRVSLGSAHCVTRTGDLLRRVGPASLLAGKFLIGVRAFAAPLAGASRIPYGRYLVFNGLGTLIWASVASAVGFLFGRQIGALTVGVQELTRAASVVVLVSVLGYLTWKGVRRLRYGPAESGAAVAMGEAPAELPPVGVSPGSG